In Caretta caretta isolate rCarCar2 chromosome 4, rCarCar1.hap1, whole genome shotgun sequence, one genomic interval encodes:
- the FABP1 gene encoding fatty acid-binding protein, liver isoform X2 has translation MSFNGKFELQSHENFEPFMKALGLSDELIEKGKDLKSISEIVQNGKKFKVTVTTGSKVLTNEFTIGEEAELETPTGEKVKAVVQMDGDNKLVTNLSKIKSVTEIKGDIVTNTMTMGDISYTRISKRI, from the exons ATGAGCTTCAATGGAAAGTTTGAACTCCAGTCCCATGAAAATTTTGAGCCTTTCATGAAAGCCCTTG GTCTTTCTGATGAATTGATCGAAAAGGGCAAGGACCTCAAGAGCATCTCAGAAATTGTGCAGAATGGCAAAAAGTTCAAGGTCACCGTGACAACTGGCAGCAAAGTGCTGACCAATGAGTTCACTATTGGAGAGGAGGCCGAGCTGGAGACCCCCACTGGAGAGAAGGTCAAG GCTGTTGTTCAAATGGACGGTGACAATAAACTGGTCACGAACTTGAGCAAAATCAAATCTGTCACTGAAATAAAGGGAGACATAGTCACCAAT ACAATGACCATGGGAGACATCAGCTACACGCGAATCAGCAAGAGAATCTAG
- the FABP1 gene encoding fatty acid-binding protein, liver isoform X1, whose amino-acid sequence MNKATHSPGRATENISIMSFNGKFELQSHENFEPFMKALGLSDELIEKGKDLKSISEIVQNGKKFKVTVTTGSKVLTNEFTIGEEAELETPTGEKVKAVVQMDGDNKLVTNLSKIKSVTEIKGDIVTNTMTMGDISYTRISKRI is encoded by the exons GGCCACAGAGAACATCTCCATCATGAGCTTCAATGGAAAGTTTGAACTCCAGTCCCATGAAAATTTTGAGCCTTTCATGAAAGCCCTTG GTCTTTCTGATGAATTGATCGAAAAGGGCAAGGACCTCAAGAGCATCTCAGAAATTGTGCAGAATGGCAAAAAGTTCAAGGTCACCGTGACAACTGGCAGCAAAGTGCTGACCAATGAGTTCACTATTGGAGAGGAGGCCGAGCTGGAGACCCCCACTGGAGAGAAGGTCAAG GCTGTTGTTCAAATGGACGGTGACAATAAACTGGTCACGAACTTGAGCAAAATCAAATCTGTCACTGAAATAAAGGGAGACATAGTCACCAAT ACAATGACCATGGGAGACATCAGCTACACGCGAATCAGCAAGAGAATCTAG